A window of Dehalogenimonas sp. WBC-2 genomic DNA:
TCCAGCCGTTACGGCAATGTAGTCAATCACCTGTTACCCAAGGGTTTTGCGATATGGAATTACGACCAAAGAGGGCACGGCCGTTCACCAGGTAAGCGCTGTTATACCAGCCGTTTCACGGACCTTGTCAATGATCTAGATAAGTTTGTAACCCTGGTTAAACAACAGAATCCTGAGTTACCGCTATTCATCATCGGACACAGTTTGGGAGCGTTAGAAAGTGTCTCCTTAGTGGCAAAGCATCAACCTCAGGGTATCGCCGGACTGGTAGTATCCGGATTGGTACTCAAAATAGGTCAAAGCGTGCCACAAATAATGCTTTCGCTGGCAGGAGTGATTTCAGTCCTGGCACCGAGGCTTGGGGTGCAGCATCTTGATTGCAATGCCATCAGCAGTGATGATTCTGTCGTTGAAG
This region includes:
- a CDS encoding lysophospholipase/monoglyceride lipase-like protein; the encoded protein is MSKQVAAVILKPVSHIENTFKVSPKIELFYQAWLPDYQANAVVVLVHGLADHSSRYGNVVNHLLPKGFAIWNYDQRGHGRSPGKRCYTSRFTDLVNDLDKFVTLVKQQNPELPLFIIGHSLGALESVSLVAKHQPQGIAGLVVSGLVLKIGQSVPQIMLSLAGVISVLAPRLGVQHLDCNAISSDDSVVEGYVKDPLVHTGKIPARMVLR